A genomic region of Lysinibacillus sp. 2017 contains the following coding sequences:
- a CDS encoding DUF423 domain-containing protein: MKSSIVSGAIHGFLAVALGAFAAHALKEVLDDYGAGIWDTAVQYQMFHAVALIIVGILMSKAIFGEVKALKTAMICFNLGIIFFSGSLMVLAITGIKVLGAITPIGGVLFLIGWFMIIKTALKKA, translated from the coding sequence ATGAAAAGTTCAATTGTTTCAGGTGCGATTCACGGATTTTTAGCTGTAGCGCTTGGTGCATTCGCTGCACATGCATTAAAGGAAGTATTAGATGATTACGGTGCAGGTATTTGGGATACAGCAGTTCAATACCAAATGTTCCATGCCGTGGCTCTTATTATAGTCGGCATCTTAATGTCAAAAGCCATTTTTGGCGAAGTAAAAGCATTAAAAACGGCGATGATCTGCTTCAACTTAGGAATCATTTTCTTCTCAGGTAGCCTAATGGTTCTTGCTATTACAGGAATTAAAGTATTAGGTGCCATCACACCAATTGGTGGCGTACTATTTTTAATTGGCTGGTTTATGATTATTAAAACAGCACTGAAAAAAGCATAA